From Alligator mississippiensis isolate rAllMis1 chromosome 1, rAllMis1, whole genome shotgun sequence:
GACTGGCACATGCCTAATTAAAGTATCATGCTCATGCCTGTTATCCCAATAAAACTGCTACCATTCAGCTACTATTTCAACTTCTACTATTTCAACTACATTTTAGCAGGTAAATACAATATCATAGGCATAATGAATAAATTATTATTGTGCGATACAGCTGTACCCTGCTGTATTGGAAGCCTCAGGAAAATTTGTGTACTTTATCCTAATTAGGAAAGAGCATGAGGTGAGTGACATTTATCAATCATTTGCAAGCTgaggtgggagaggtggggaaaaaaggcaatGTAGCCCTCAGAGAACAAAGTGGAGGCACAACTGTTGAGCTCTACTGTGATGGGAGTTTTGCTGGGATTCCCAAATGATTCCTGCTTGAAGAACTCTTCAAACTGCCTGAGACATTTGTGCATGGGGCCCATGGACTTTTGGACTGAAGTCTCAGCCTCTTTGAAGGAGAGAGGTAAAACTTTCATTGACTTTGATGAAACTTTTACCCTTGGTATCCACTAAATGTAGAATTAGAGTAGGCCTACTAAAAGCATTCATCAGGTCCAGCtagattaaaatgaaataggCTGAAGCATGTGACCACCTTTAGTATTGACAGTTCCGCAGTACTGGACACATGGATGAGAATTTAGTAAGGGGCCTGAGTAGCTTGATTTATCTCTTAAATTAAACATGTATGCTCTGAACTGCATACATACTATATGAACTGCCTGGTCTATTTTAGCTAGAATTGAACTGTAAAGAGATAAGCAATTTATAAGGGTTATACACAGTGATTTCAGGATGGTAGAGATTAGTGAATAATAAATACAGCCAGGCCTTTTTTCTAGCAGCCTATATTTCACTTACTTTGTAAGTCCCATAGAACTATTGCCTAATGTAATTTTTGGTGTAGTTAAAATGATACTATATTTTAAAGGGAACTACCAAACAGATTAGAGCCTTGATGCTGCTCCAACCAGTTTCAGCAAGAAGACAATCAGGCTATAATGCCTGAAAAACAACCTTTGTACTATTTGCATTTTGCAGATAGAGGAAATGAGAAAGGAGGTAAtgtgacttgcctgaggtcatAAAGAAATGTCAGAGAATTTTATTCTAGTGTATTCTGTTTTTTACATTCCCCTCATCAGTATAGTATATGAGAGAATTCCAGAAGTGCATTAAACAGAGGACACTGTGGTATTGGATCTGTTGGGCAGACTTCTGAAATGTCCATATCTTGTGTACAAACAAGTTTAAACCTAGTAGTAGACAGCTCTTCTGTTCCTGACAAATGTACCTGTCAGACATCATTCTCATCCTGGAGCTTTTGCAAGACTTAGGTAGCAGGGATTCAGACCACTAAGCACCATGAAAATAAAGATAAAGATTTTGAATTTGAGATAATATTCTAAGAGGAGATAATGTAATTAGCACAGGGTAGGTTAGCTCTTCTTTCAGTAGCCCATTGTGGTAAAGAAAGGTATTCTGCACGAATTGAACTTTCTTAAGAGCTGATGATTTCATGCTTAGATGTACTGCTACAGTCTAAGAAGGAGCCCTCTCTCCCCAAATTGGGGCAAAAAGGCTTATTTCATTCCAGCATCCTGGAATAAAAAGAGAGCACACCTGTCTCTTCTCAAAAGAATCACTTTATGGGAAGGCTAGGCAAAAGTTTAACTAGCATTTAGATCAGGTAATAGAAATGTAGAAACAAACTCAAACCTGGGACAAGGGGTATAAGTCGGAGCCCAGGATCTCTGAGCTCTTGTTGCTTATTGGATTCCTGATTCCCCAAGTCCTCAGTTCCTCCTGTCATCAATTCCTCATTTCTCAGACCACCAATTCCTCATCCTCCCCAGGTTTGCAATCACAGATATTTAATCATTAATGGTTTACATCTATCAACACTTTGATTGGGTATACAGAGCTTATGATAAAGAATTTCATCAGATGCCCACAGGTGTTAATGCAGTTGAGTGTTTTCCTGTTTAACTCAGCAAAAAATAGAATcttgccttgcaagtctgtcTTTACACAAGGTTAACcaagttttttattattattttaattatgctTTTACCGCAACAACAATACAGTTCCTTTCTTTATATAATAGAAGGTACATACAGGATAGAGCCATTTATTCTAAGTCCTCTTCTGTGTTCCTTATTCCAGCTGGGAGGTTATCAGATGCTAGCCTCTTGGCTAAAAAACATTATTTGCAGATGCTGCTCTGTGAGAATTTAGCAGTGGATCTAGGTCCTTGCCTAAACTGCAGACTGATTTAACCAAATAAAACTGTTGACCTTTGATCAAAAGAGAGAGGCCTATGCCTATACACTCTTCAGAACTCCAAAATGATTTAAAGAAGTGCTTCTCTTGAGAAGAGGCAGGTGTGCTCTCTTTTTATTCCAGGACCCTGGAATAAAGTAAGCCTTTCTGTCCGAATTTGGGCTTCCCTTTAGACTACAGAAATATATCTAAACATTAAATCATTAGCCCTTAAGAAACTCCAACTAGTACAACACACTTTTCTTTCCCACCTCTATCTGGCTTAGGCACACTTTCAAATCATCCTTTTTCATGAAGAGTTGATCAAGGccaaaccccagccctggcccatttGAACTGCATGCTTGGTTTTTAGTCTTGTACACAGACCTGGACAGCACTGCTGTTTCCAGGAGTGAGGAGAGGAAGAAACCTTCTGCTTTCTTATTTAAGTCTGCAAACCAGGTTTCAGTCAAGCATTTTCTGCACGTATGTGCCAACTTAACACTGTCTGAGGCAGCGTGGTCCCAGGGAATGGCTGCAGTGGCAAATGATGGTGAGGCAACAACCTTGTTTTGGGGTGGTGCGGGAGGTACCATGCAAAGGTAAAAGCACTCTCTTCTGTGAAGCAGGGAGAGAAGCAATGCAGGGCAAGGAGGGGGACACCAAACTATCTTGGGATGGTTCTTATagggtgagtctacatgagatgctactgcgtactcattactgcacatttatttagtacttgtatgagcgagcactaaataaatgcacagtaactggagttactgcacagtagcaccatcAAAGGTattttaggtgacactactgcgcagtagcctaataatactacacagtagtgtattagctaCTGTGACCCTCTACTATGCAGTATTTctccactactgtgcagtcagcgtctcatgtagtaactccaaatccacattttctgtgattaaaataaaacaccactatacatatatacttatgtatgtgtgtatatctatctatctatctatctatctatctatctatctagcccAGAGCAGTCTATGgtctaaaaggggggcatataaaaagtggaaacggggagagattactaaagaggaatatacctcctctgctcacgcttgtaaggaggcagttagacaggccaaagctaccatggagctgaggatggcatctcaagttaaggataacaaaaaattgttctttaaatatatagggagtaaaaggaaggcccagggtggaataggacctctactaaatgggcataagcaattggtgacagacaggggggacaaggcagcactcctcaatgagttctttgcctcagtgttcctaagcgaggggcaagacaaggctctcactgggattgtagagaggcagcagcaggacaccagacTGCCAAGCGTAGAcactgagatggtgcagaggcacttggaggaactggatgcgtttaagtgggcaggcccggatgagctccatccgagggtactgaaggcactggctgacgtcattgcgcagctactggcgggaatatttgaacactcatggcacatgggccaggtcctggaggactggaaaagggccaatgtggtccccattttcaagaaggggaggaaggaggacccaggcgactataggccagtcagtctcacctccaaactaggcaaagtctttgaaaaaattatcaaggctcacatttgcgagagcccggcaggaaaaattatgctgaggggaaactagcatgggttcatagcaggtagatcatgcctgattaatctagtctttttttatgaccaggttacaaaacacctggatgcaggagtaggggttgacgttctttacttagacttcaggaaggccttcgatacagtatcccaccccatactggtgaacaagttaagaggctgtgacttggatgactacacagtccagtgggtggcgaattggctagagggtcgtacccagagagtcgtagtggatagGTCAGTATcagcctggaagggtgtgggcagtggggtcccgcaggggttcatccttggaccgatactcttcaatgtcttcatcagcgacttggacaaggaattgaagtgtactctgtccaagtttgcggatggccaaaactgtggggggaagtggacatgccggaaggcagggaacaactacaagcagacctggacaggttggacatatgggcagaaaacaacagaatgcaattcaacaaggagaaatgcaaagtgctgcacctagggaggaaaaatgtccagcacatctactgcctaggaaattacctgcttggaggcatggaagcagaaagggatcttggagtcctagtggactccaagatgaacatgagtccgcagtgtgacaaagtcatcagaaaagctaatggcactttatcgtgtatcagcagatgcataatgaaaagaaccaaggaagtgatacttcccctctattgggcgctggtcagaccgcagttggagtactgcgtgcaattttggacaccgcacttcaagggggatgtggataacctggagagggtccagagaagggccactcgtatggttaagggcttgcaggccaagccctatgaggagagactagggcacctggacctcttcagcctctgcaagagaagtttgagaggtgaccttgtggctgcctataagttcatcacgggggcacagaagggaattggtgagtatttattcaccaaggcgcccccgggggttacaagaaacaatggccacaagctagcagacagcagatttagactggacattaggaagaacttcttcacagttcgagtggccaaggtctggaacgggctcccaagggaggtggtgctctcccctaccctgggggtcttcaagaggaggttagataggcatctagctggggtcatctagacccagcactctttcctgcctatgcagggggtcggactcaatgatctattgaggtcatttccgaccctaacatctatctatctatctatctatctatctatctatctatctatctatctatctatctatctagatagatagatagatagatagatagatagatagatagatagatagatacacacacgtgtatatcTCTCTATCTGTCTATCAATCTATATAgtggaatttcattttaatcacagaaaaatgtgggcttggggttacttttttaatccaaaaatgggttgggttttttttcatcagagaaaaccaggatccctgctgatgaggggGATGTAAAAACCAGAATAGACTAAACTAGTATCCTCTGACATTGGCTTCATTAAGACCTCGGGCAAGTCACATTATCATCTGTCTCTCATTCCCTCTAAATGCAAATAGtccaaggttgttttttttcaggcATTAGAGCCCCATCCCCTTCTTGCTGAAACCAATAGGCTCTAATTTGTTTGGCAGTTTCCTTTGAAACCTAGCCCTGTTTGCATTACACTGAAAATGACACCAGGCCATAGGTCTCTGGGACATGAAATACAGGctgttagaaaaaagaaaaaaggcaagaaaggaaagaaactaAAACTAGAAGAATGGGTGCTCTGCACGCCCACCCTCCTGGTGGGATAATTAAATACAGTAGAAAAGTGGGCTaatgcagcatttctcaacccgtgggttgcaacccaaaactGGGTCACCAGAATATGTGAAGGGGTGGTGAAgaaactttaaataaaaatggattatcctttaaaggagaaaaatgtgggaaacagtggcttttcccttgcagactggcagagctccagcctgcaaggggctgctcggGGCCCCTGATACCCCACACcctgtggggctggctgcagtgggtcaggactgggcattgatgtttacaaatgggtcctggtccaaaaaaaggttgagaaccactgatctatggGACTGACAAAGTGTGTGAAATATAGGTTGCCGGGGGGGAAAAGGCGATGAGAAGGAAAAGGAGTTACAGCAAGAAGATGCTCCTGGTGGGATGTGAAAGGAAAGTGGGGTAAGAAAAGTGGCATAGCCTATGCAGGGTTTAGATTATacttgggaaggggagggggtttgGCTAGGGATGGTGCTGGGTTGCAGTGGGTGATCCTGGCAGCGAGTGTGCTTTGCTTGGTGAGGCTTGGCTGAGGGGGTTGCAGTGGGtgacccaggcagccccagggtctGATGCAGGGTCTAGATTGCGCTCGGGAAGGCTTGTctggggatggtcctgggtgGCAGCGGGTGACCCTGGGGCTGATTCCCAGCCTGCGGTGCAGCATCCTGACCCCCGCTCTTCCCCAGGAGCTCAGCCCACCACACACAGCTGCTGCTACCCGGAGCCCCCGAgtccctgcccgcccgcccgcgaccccgggcagcagcagccagtcgcGCGGCTGAGGGGAACGCGAGGCTCCCGGCCGCCACCTGCGAGGGCGGGGCCGGGGGAGaggagccgccgccgccccctCGCCCGGCGGAGCGCGGTGTGGAGCGGCGCTGCCATTGGCTGCAGGGCTCCCCCCTGATTTGCATGCGCGGACAGGgagcccgccgccgccgcccgcccggcAGAGGGGGAATGCGCCGCCGAGGGAGCGAGCGCGGCGCGGGGCTGCGGGGGGGCAGGCTCCGGCTCCAGCGCCAGCGCCCGGCCATGGGGCAGCCGCGTCGGCCCGCCAGCTCCGCCGCGCGCGGGAGCCTGCAGGTAGGCAGCGCGGCCGGGCGGCGAGCGCGTCCCGGGCAACTTCATGGGGGAAGGTGCCTGCGCGGGGCGTTGCGTGGGGGGACCCGGGCTCTTCGTgcggggcaaggggctgggcaagtggccccctcccctgccaaactTTCCGTGCCCCCGCCGAGGGGAAGAGCCAGGCATCGGGGGGCTCCCGGGACCCTGGGGGGTTGGATGTGTGGTGCTGCTGAttgcatgcgggggggggggtacatcCCATGGGCTCGGGGCTGTGATCCTCCAGCCAGGCAGATCTGCTGTCTGACCCCCTGTGCCTGGTGCATAGGGGTGGCTGCTGATTGCATGGGAGGGCATCCCATGGGTTGGCTCCAGCGAGGCAGATTTGCTGTCCACCTTGTACATAGGGCATAGGGGTGGGTGCTGACTGAAGGGAGAGGGATGCATCCCATGGGCTGGGGGTTGTGGAGGggatgctccagccaggcagacctGCTGTCTAACCCCCTGTGCCTAGTGCATAGGGGTAGCTGCTGATGGCATagggaagggggttggggtgcaTCCCATATGCTGGGGGCTGTGATGCTCCAGTCAGGAGGATCTGCTGTCTAAGCCCCTGTGCCTGGTGCAGAGGGGTGGCTGCTGCTTGCGTGGGGATGGGCATTGGGGTGCACCCCAGGTGCTGGGGGCTGTGGAATGGATGCTCCAGCCAGCCGGATCTGCTGCCTAACCCCCTGTGTTTTCTTTCTGCCCCCTCCACACAGCATTTATTCCTCGTCCTGCTCTTCACCGGCCCCTTCAActgctttgccagctacagccGTGCCACTGAGCTCTTCTACAGCCTCAATGAGGGGCTGCCGGCCGGAGTGCTCATCGGAAGCCTGGCAAgggacctgcagctgcctggctgggcagcagaggaggagatGGGGGCAGCACAAGCAGTAGCTCAGGGGCCGGCGCTGAGCTTCAGCCTGGCATCGCAGGGGCTGGGTGGCCAGTATGTGAGCCTGGACAACCGCTCAGGGGATCTGCACACGTCGACGCTGGAAATCGACCGCGAGGCGCTGTGTGCAGAGAACGGTGCCGGCACCTCGCCACCCGCGCCCTCACCTGAggcatgcctgctgctgctggatgtaCTGGTGCTGCCCCAGGAGTACTTCCGCCTGGTGAAGGTGAAGATTGCCATCCGCGATGTCAATGACAATGCCCCGCGCTTCCCCGTGCCCCACATCCGCCTCTGGGTGCCTGAGAACGCACCGGTCAACACACGCCTGGCCATCGAGCACCCGGCCCTGGACCCTGATGTGGGCACCAACGGTGTCCAGACCTACCGCCTGCGGGACGACTATGGGGTCTTCACGCTGGACGTGGAGGAGAATGAGAGTGGGGAGAGGACCCCCTACCTCATTGTCATGGGTGCCTTGGACAGGGAGGCCAGGGGTGAGTACGTCACCCTCATCTTCGCAGAGGATGGGGGCACTCCTCCGCTGGTTGGCAGTGCCACCCTCACCGTTGGCATCAGTGACGTCAATGACAACTGCCCCCAGTTCGGTGAGTCCCAGCTCAACGTCACCCTATGTGGGAATTCCAGCACTGGGGCCCGCGTGGCCACTGTCCATGCTCTGGATGCGGACTTGGGTTCCAACGCCCAGATCACCTACTCCTACAGCCAGAAGGTCCCACAGCCTTCCAAAGACTTGTTCCACCTGGATGAAAGCAAAGGCATTGTTGAACTCTCCAGGAAGATTGATGGTGATACTCCGCGGCTCCACCGGTTGATCATTTTGGCCAACGGTCCTGGGTGCATCCCTGCTGTGATCACTGTCCTAGTGTCCATCATCAAAGTCATGATGAGACCTCCAGAGGTGGTCCCTCGTTTCATAGCTAATGAAGTAGACGGGGTGGTTTACTTAAGAGAATTGGAGCCTGTAAACACTCCAGTTGCATTTTTTACCATAAAAGACCCAGATGAAAAATACAATGTTGATTGCTACTTAGATGGTGATGGGCCATTCAGATTGACGCCATATAAACCATACAATAATGAATATCTGTTAGAGACTACAAAGCCTTTGGACTATGAGGTACAGCAGCTCTATGAAATATCAGTGGTTGCATGGAACTCAGAGGGATTTCACGTCAACAAAATAATTAAAGTGCAAGTTCTGGATGATAATGACAACTCACCAGTTTTCTCTCAACAATTAATAGAATTATCCATTGAGGAAAACAATGCCCCCAATGCTTTCTTGGCCAAATTGCATGCAACAGATGCTGACagtggagagagagggaaagtgTCCTATTATCTAGGGCCTGATGCTCCATCCTATTTTGCTTTAGATAAAACCACTGGAGTTCTTACAGTTTCCACCCAGCTGGAcagagaggaaaaagagaaataCAGGTACACTGTCAAGGCAGTAGATTCTGGATTGCCCCCCCGAGAATCAATAGCTACTGTCACCATCACAGTACTGGATAAAAATGACAATAGTCCTAGATTTATCAATAAGGATTTCAGCTTTTTTGTACCAGAAAACTTTCCAGGTTTTGGTGAAATTGGAGTTATCAGTGTCACAGATGCTGATTCAGGGCGAAATGGATGGGTTGCCCTTTCAGTTGTAAATGGAAGTGATATTTTTGTAATAGATACTGGCAAAGGCATTTTGAGAGCTAAAGTCTCTCTGGACAGGGAGCAGCAAAGTTCCTATGTCCTGTGGATTGAAGCTGTCGATGGAGGTGATCCTGCTTTGTCTTCTACTGCAAAAATAACAGTTCTTCTTCTGGACATAAATGACAACCCCCCTCTGGTCTTGTTTCCTCAATCTAACATGTCCTATCTGTTGGTACTTCCATCTACTCTTCCTGGCTCTCCCATCACTGAAGTGTATGCTGTAGATAAAGACACAGGCATGAATGCTGTCATAGCTTACAGCATCATAGGTAGAAGAGGTCCTCGACCTGAATCATTTCGGATTGATCCAAAAACGGGTAACATCACCTTGGAGGAGGCACTGATGCAGAATGACTATGGTCTGTACCGGTTGCTTGTGAAAGTCAGTGATCATGGCTACCCAGAGCCACTTCACTCTACAGTCATGGTAAACCTTTTTGTCAATGACACTGTTAGCAATGAGAGCTATATTGAAAGTTTGTTAAGAAAGGAACCTGATATCAATATAGAGGAAAAACTGCCACAAATATCTATAGAGCCTACACATAAAAAAATAGAGTCAGCATCTTGTGTGCCTACCTTAGTAGCTCTGTCAATAATAAGCTTGGGATCAATCACCCTAGTGACTGGGATGGGCATTTACATCTGtttaaggaaagggaaaaagccTCACAGTGCAGATGAAAATTTGGAAGTACAAATCCCACTAAACAGAAGAATTAACCTACACATGTTGGAGAAAAAACCGATGGAGATTTCAAATATCTGAGGTTTCCATACAGACATTTCAAACGACGTCTAACAAACCTTGGATGATACTCGAACTCCAAATGGAACATGTGTTGACAGAGATTACAATGAAGGACCACTAATTtataatttaataataatataCATGTAAATAGCTGTTTACAGTTTTTTAACTTCAAATTCAGTGTACAGCTTTTTTATGAAATCTTAGTACTAACAGCTAGCAATCTTTCTCTGAAAACACGGATATCATTTTCAGCCTTCATAAACCAATCAGATCAGTGATCGCAAAGAAAAAGGAAGGTAAGATGATAATGCATTAAACTTCAGTTTAAAAGTCATTGTAACCACAAGAGGGCTTCAGCTACTCCTGTGCGGGGAACTGTTTGAGGTACTGTCCATGAGACAAATGCAGAGTATattgtatattttaaatatattgattataaaataaaacatacacAGGCATAGACACATTTACACAAAAGAAAGGTGTGCCCTACTGTATGTAAAGCAAAAAGAATAGGGAAAAGAAAATGCACTAGGAAAACAAAGAGAATGTTTATTACCTCACAAGTAAAGTTTGCTCATTATGAAAGAAAAGGCATTAAAAAGAAGTGCAATTCCTGTGGAGCAAGAATGCAAGATGTTGTCACACAGTGAGAATTTGAACTGCTGTGACATCTAAATCTTTCATTTACTGCAGGGCTATTATCTTTGCACAAATTACCAGTTGCTCCAGCAGTTTACTGGCCATTATCATGGAAAATTGTATTAATAGTACTTACAGCAAAGACAGACAAAACTATATGCCCCTCTCAATAAGTCTGTGGCCAGATACAAGGAAGCAAGGGAATGGCTAAATCCTTAGCTGTCATGgaagtgttaatttttttttgtactttcaGCAATCTGTCAGTAGTACTTCATCACTTTGGTTGTATAATATATTTTTACGTGATACTTCTGAATCTGTTCTGTCAGATGAAAACAAAAATCATTTCATATTATTAGCAATTTTAGGACTTAGTTTATACTGACTATTGCTGCTCTCTGGA
This genomic window contains:
- the PCDH20 gene encoding protocadherin-20, with the translated sequence MRRRGSERGAGLRGGRLRLQRQRPAMGQPRRPASSAARGSLQHLFLVLLFTGPFNCFASYSRATELFYSLNEGLPAGVLIGSLARDLQLPGWAAEEEMGAAQAVAQGPALSFSLASQGLGGQYVSLDNRSGDLHTSTLEIDREALCAENGAGTSPPAPSPEACLLLLDVLVLPQEYFRLVKVKIAIRDVNDNAPRFPVPHIRLWVPENAPVNTRLAIEHPALDPDVGTNGVQTYRLRDDYGVFTLDVEENESGERTPYLIVMGALDREARGEYVTLIFAEDGGTPPLVGSATLTVGISDVNDNCPQFGESQLNVTLCGNSSTGARVATVHALDADLGSNAQITYSYSQKVPQPSKDLFHLDESKGIVELSRKIDGDTPRLHRLIILANGPGCIPAVITVLVSIIKVMMRPPEVVPRFIANEVDGVVYLRELEPVNTPVAFFTIKDPDEKYNVDCYLDGDGPFRLTPYKPYNNEYLLETTKPLDYEVQQLYEISVVAWNSEGFHVNKIIKVQVLDDNDNSPVFSQQLIELSIEENNAPNAFLAKLHATDADSGERGKVSYYLGPDAPSYFALDKTTGVLTVSTQLDREEKEKYRYTVKAVDSGLPPRESIATVTITVLDKNDNSPRFINKDFSFFVPENFPGFGEIGVISVTDADSGRNGWVALSVVNGSDIFVIDTGKGILRAKVSLDREQQSSYVLWIEAVDGGDPALSSTAKITVLLLDINDNPPLVLFPQSNMSYLLVLPSTLPGSPITEVYAVDKDTGMNAVIAYSIIGRRGPRPESFRIDPKTGNITLEEALMQNDYGLYRLLVKVSDHGYPEPLHSTVMVNLFVNDTVSNESYIESLLRKEPDINIEEKLPQISIEPTHKKIESASCVPTLVALSIISLGSITLVTGMGIYICLRKGKKPHSADENLEVQIPLNRRINLHMLEKKPMEISNI